In Planctomycetota bacterium, the genomic stretch GGCGCGCAGCGCCATCGACGCCACACCCTGGACGCCGTCGAAGATCGTCACCGGGGCCGCCGCCGCCAGCATCGCCGCCAACAGCGGCGCGAGGCGCTTGCCGTCGACCGACCCGTCGGCGTCGAGCCAGGCCCGCGCCAGCCAGTCGCGGCCCCCCCAGATCACCGCCGCGAGCAGCACGCCGATCGCCAGACTGACCGTCATCCCGAGCCGCGCGGCGCGGGCCGCCGCCGGAAGGTCGGCCCGGCCACGGTGCTCCGCCACGCGCACGGCTGTCGCCGACCCCAGGCCGACGGCGATCATGAACACCGCGCCGAGCACCTGCACCGCCATCCCCCACACCGCCCCGGCGTCGAGGCTCACCAGCGACGCCAGCACGTGGGTGAGGTTGAAACTCCCCCACTCGGCGACGTTGGCCAGCGCCGCCCCGTAGCCGAGCCGGTTCTGCCGGGAGAATTCGCCGCGGTCTGCCCGGCCGGTGAACGTCGTCAGCGGAGTGAACATGGCGGCGGCCACGAGCCCGGCGATCCCCATCGCCACGCGCGACAGCGTCGTCGCCCAGGCGACGCCGACGGCGCCGAGCGACGGCACCCAGGCGACGTCGAGCCAGGCGTTGAGGAGGACGGCGGCCCAACTGATCAGCGTCACGATCCCGGGGCGGCGCAGGGCCTCGAGCGAACTGGCCGTGGCGGCAAACGCCATCTGGATCGGCAGGCCGTAGGCGAGGATCCGCGTGCACTCGGCGGTCGCGGCCACGACCGGCTCGTCGAAGCCGAAGGCGGCGACCAGCGGCCGCGCGACGGCGATGCAGGCGAGCATCGCGACGATGCCGAAGCCGATCCCGACGGCCAGGCCGCGGCGGAGGATTCGCCCCGCCTCGGCACCGCGGCCGGCCCCCGACAGCTCGGCCGAGAGCACCTGCACGCCGGTGAGCAGGCCGATCCCGAACCCCATCGCCACGCCCAGCGGCAGCCAGGCATTGAGCACGAACGGCAGCTCGCCGGGACGATGGCGACCGAGGACGATCGCGTCGGTGAGCCCCATCAGGATGAAGCTCGCCCGCGTCGCCGCCACGGGCAGCGCCAGCCGCACGAGGTCGACGGCATCGGCGAGGCTGAGAAACGACCCGCCCCGGGTACCGCCCCCCTGCCCTGCCGCGCGGTCGTCAGCCACCCGGGGCACCCGCCGGCACCACGGCCGCCGTCCCCCGCGCCGCGATGCAGTAGATCCGGGCGGCCGTGCGGATGAGGAGCTTGTCGCCGACGATCGCGGGCGTCGCCATTCCCATGTCGTCGTCGGCCAGCGCGTTGGTGTGAAGGATCTTGAAGTCGGCGCCGCCGTCGCAGACGAACGTGACGCCGTCTTCGTTCAGGCAAAACACCTTACCCCCTGCGTACCACGGCGACGCGGTAAACGCGCGGCCCTCGGGGAGGCGCTGCGAGGCGTAGATCGGCTGCCCGGTCGCGGCATCGTGGCAGGCGAGGAAGCCGCGGTCGAACAACACCCACAGCTTGCCGTCGGCGACGAGCGTGGTCGGGTTGTAGGG encodes the following:
- a CDS encoding multidrug transporter → MADDRAAGQGGGTRGGSFLSLADAVDLVRLALPVAATRASFILMGLTDAIVLGRHRPGELPFVLNAWLPLGVAMGFGIGLLTGVQVLSAELSGAGRGAEAGRILRRGLAVGIGFGIVAMLACIAVARPLVAAFGFDEPVVAATAECTRILAYGLPIQMAFAATASSLEALRRPGIVTLISWAAVLLNAWLDVAWVPSLGAVGVAWATTLSRVAMGIAGLVAAAMFTPLTTFTGRADRGEFSRQNRLGYGAALANVAEWGSFNLTHVLASLVSLDAGAVWGMAVQVLGAVFMIAVGLGSATAVRVAEHRGRADLPAAARAARLGMTVSLAIGVLLAAVIWGGRDWLARAWLDADGSVDGKRLAPLLAAMLAAAAPVTIFDGVQGVASMALRACGVVWAPTAIHAASYVAVMVPLCWWLAFPAGFGLWGVVAGVAVASILAGVLQAVLLEWVLRGERATKQ